A DNA window from Calliphora vicina chromosome 1, idCalVici1.1, whole genome shotgun sequence contains the following coding sequences:
- the LOC135963344 gene encoding facilitated trehalose transporter Tret1-like, whose protein sequence is MSSDEPQIKYQEVSPFQISEGFTPTRSNKMEPVKTGRIFMAAVAANLSAFAVGTCLGWTSPIAPKLKSDDTSDSPLDHKIDASDDAWIASIVALGALVAPFVAGPLADKIGRKWVLLSSSVFFVIAYVLMMIGGAVWVLLLARLIQGFGVGFVMTAQPMYVGEIATDSVRGATGSLMQLFIVGGILYVYAIGPYVSYQALQWCCIVVPIVFDVVFFFMPESPYYYAGKGRKSDALKSLQFLRGQSAEGVQDEMATIQAVVEESMANKGTMIDIIKNPGNRKALIISAGLIAFQQLSGINVVLFNSQSIFESANTGLDPAIATIIVGAVQVASSGLTPIIADRLGRKVILLTSAGVMSIGLAALGAFFYVQLVVGDTSNVLWLPVPALVVYNIVYCVGFGPLPWAVLGEMFPANVKSIASSMVASTCWILGFLVTYFYPSLDAMGSYYAFWLFAIFCVCAFFFTLFVVMETKGLSLQEIQDRLNGKRG, encoded by the exons ATGAGTTCAGACGAACCGCAAATCAAATACCAAGAAGTAAGTCCATTTCAAATAAGTGAAGGATTTACACCTACACGTAGTAATAAAATGGAACCTGTTAAAACTGGACGTATTTTTATGGCCGCTGTAGCGG ccAATTTATCTGCTTTTGCGGTGGGTACTTGTTTAGGCTGGACCTCACCCATTGCGCCGAAATTAAAATCAGACGACACTTCTGATTCTCCATTGGATCATAAAATTGATGCCTCAGATGATGCTTGGATTGCTTCCATTGTGGCTTTGGGTGCTTTAGTTG ctCCCTTTGTCGCTGGCCCTTTGGCTGATAAGATCGGTCGCAAATGGGTGTTACTTTCCAGTTCAGTATTTTTTGTGATTGCGTATGTGCTCATGATGATTGGTGGAGCAGTTTGGGTATTACTATTGGCACGTTTGATACAGGGTTTTGGTGTGGGCTTTGTTATGACGGCCCAGCCAATGTATGTGGGTGAAATTGCAACGGATAGTGTTAGAGGTGCCACCGGTTCGCTCATGCAATTGTTTATTGTGG GTGGCATTCTTTATGTGTACGCTATTGGTCCGTATGTCTCATATCAGGCCTTGCAATGGTGTTGCATTGTAGTGCCCATTGTTTTCGATGTGGTCTTCTTCTTTATGCCTGAAAGTCCTTATTATTATGCTGGTAAAGGTCGTAAATCGGATGCTCTAAAATCGTTACAATTCTTGAGAGGGCAATCCGCCGAGGGCGTACAGGACGAAATGGCCACTATTCAGGCTGTGGTCGAAGAATCTATGGCTAATAAAGGAACTATGATTGATATCATTAAAAATCCCGGTAATCGTAAGGCTTTGATCATCTCTGCTGGTCTTATAGCCTTCCAGCAGTTGTCCGGTATTAACGTGGTGCTGTTTAACTCACAGTCTATATTCGAAAGTGCCAACACTGGCTTGGACCCTGCTATTGCTACGATTATTGTTGGTGCCGTCCAGGTGGCTTCGTCGGGCCTAACACCCATTATTGCTGATCGTTTGGGTCGCAAAGTTATTTTACTGACTTCGGCCGGTGTCATGAGTATTGGTTTGGCCGCCTTGGGTGCCTTCTTCTACGTTCAACTGGTTGTGGGTGATACATCCAATGTTCTATGGCTGCCCGTTCCCGCCCTGGTCGTATACAATATTGTGTATTGTGTTGGCTTTGGTCCTCTACCTTGGGCTGTCTTAGGTGAAATGTTCCCCGCCAATGTTAAATCCATAGCCTCTTCAATGGTGGCCTCAACATGTTGGATATTGGGTTTCCTGGTCACATATTTCTATCCCTCATTGGATGCTATGGGTTCATATTATGCCTTCTGGCTGTTTGCTATTTTCTGTGTGTGTGCTTTCTTCTTCACCCTGTTCGTTGTAATGGAAACTAAAGGCTTAAGTCTGCAAGAGATTCAAGATAGACTTAATGGCAAGAGAGGTTAA